In the genome of Monodelphis domestica isolate mMonDom1 chromosome 2, mMonDom1.pri, whole genome shotgun sequence, one region contains:
- the LOC100010544 gene encoding olfactory receptor 2T29-like — MKQTMWLENHTLGTDFILMGLFSQSKHPTLLCSVIFIIFMVALIGNATLILLIQRDSHLHTPMYFFISQLSLMDMMYISVTVPKMLLDQVTGTHSISTPSCGIQMFLYVTLVGTEFFLLAAMSYDRFVAICHPLRYPILMNHRVCILLVTVCWFLGSIDGFMLTPITMNFPFCKSREIQHFFCEVPALMKLSCSDTSVYETVMYLCCVLMLLIPITVISGSYSLILLTVHRMNSATGRRKAFATCSSHMAVVILFYGAAIYTYMLPSSYHTTEKDMIVSVVYTILTPVLNPLIYSLRNKDVTAALKKVLWEELVLANLQK; from the coding sequence ATGAAGCAAACAATGTGGTTGGAAAATCACACTTTGGGAACAGATTTCATCCTGATGGGACTTTTTAGCCAAAGTAAACACCCTACTCTCCTCTGTTCAGTGATATTCATTATTTTCATGGTAGCTCTGATTGGGAATGCCACCTTGATCCTTCTGATTCAAAGGGACTCCCATCTCCACACTCCCATGTACTTCTTCATCAGCCAGCTCTCCCTCATGGACATGATGTATATCTCTGTCACTGTGCCCAAGATGCTATTGGATCAGGTGACTGGGACTCATAGTATCTCGACCCCAAGCTGTGGGATCCAGATGTTCCTCTATGTGACACTTGTGGGGACAGAGTTCTTCCTTTTGGCAGCCATGTCCTATGATAGGTTTGTGGCTATCTGTCACCCCCTCCGCTACCCCATCCTCATGAACCACAGAGTTTGCATACTCCTTGTAACTGTCTGTTGGTTCTTGGGATCCATTGATGGTTTCATGCTTACCCCCATAACCATGAACTTCCCATTTTGCAAATCCCGAGAGATCCAACACTTCTTCTGTGAAGTCCCAGCCTTGATGAAACTCTCCTGCTCAGATACCTCAGTCTATGAGACAGTCATGTACCTGTGTTGTGTCCTTATGCTCCTAATCCCTATAACAGTTATTTCAGGCTCCTATTCCCTCATTCTCCTCACTGTCCATAGGATGAATTCAGCTACTGGTCGTAGGAAGGCATTTGCTACGTGTTCCTCCCACATGGCTGTTGTTATTCTTTTCTATGGGGCTGCTATCTATACCTACATGCTCCCTTCTTCTTATCATACTACTGAAAAGGATATGATAGTGTCTGTTGTCTATACTATACTAACACCTGTTCTGAACCCTCTCATCTACAGCCTCAGGAATAAGGATGTCACAGCAGCTTTGAAGAAAGTGTTGTGGGAAGAGCTGGTATTAGCCAATTTACAGAAGTAG